CACCGGCACCGTCGCGACGGTCAACGTCTCCGGCGCGCAGGCTGGCACGACCTTCACGATGACCGCCTCTGGCACGACGGGCGTCACGATGACGGCCTCCATCGGCGGCTCGACGGTCTCGCAGACGGTCCTGCTCTCGGCGATGACGGCGTCTGGCTCGCAGACGCTGAACTTCAACACCCTCGGCGTCAGCATCAACCTGAACGGTGGCGGCGCGAACGGTACGGTCGCCAACCTCGTGAGCTCGCTCACGGGGGCGACGGACGACACCATCGTCACCAACGCGGCCTCGGCGGCGGCGGCCTTCCAGGTCGGCGCGAACGCCAACCAGACCGTCTCGGTCTCGATCGACAGCTCGCTGACGACGGCCACCAACGCGGGTGCGACGGGCGCCTTCGGCGCGGGCGGCGGCTTCGCCAACCTGAGCATCGCGGTCACGACGTTCGCCTCGTCCTCGAACACGACGAACGCCCAGGCCCTGATCCAGTCGCTCGACGATGCCATCGCCGACGTGTCGGCCAACCGGTCGGCCCTCGGCGCGGTCCAGAACCGCCTCGAGCACACCATCGAGAACCTGGCGACGATGAGCGAGAACCTGACGGCATCCGAGAGCCGCATCCGCGACGCGGACATGGCTGCCGAGATGGTGCAGTTCACGCGGAACAACATCCTCTCGCAGGCGGGCACCTCGATCTTGGCGCAGGCCAACCAGCTCCCGCAGGGCGTGCTGTCCCTGCTCCGCTAGCAGCGCCGCGCGGCTGGCCCCCTGTGGGCCAGCCGCTCTCACTCACAAGGCGTCCCTGCCGGTGCGGGGGCGCCTTGTTTGTGTGGGTCGTGGAACTCTTGGTGAACGCATGCGACTCGCAATTGTCATCCTGAGCGCAGCGAAGGACCTCACCCGCTGACCGTCAACCCTCACCTCATCCGCCGACCGCCAACTCTTGCGCCACCCGCTGACCGTTGACTCTCGCGTCAGCGGGTGAGGTCCTTCGCTGCGCTCAGGATGACAATTGGAAGTCGCATGCGTTCACTGGCATATTCGTACTGCTGACCGTCAAGGCTCGCGTCAGCGGGTGAGGTGCTTCGCTGCGCTCAGCATGACCATTGCAGGTTGCGTGCTTTTCGCCAACATCTATGACCTATGACCTATGACCTATGACCTATGACCTACGACCCATGACCCATGACCCTCGACCTTGCCTAGCCAGGGGGCGTTCCGGCCGGCGCGCCCGGCCCGAGTGACACATCCGGGTCGCGCGGCAGCGTCACCACCATCCGCAGGCCGCCGTCCTCCGGCAGCTCCGCGCGGATCGTGCCGCCGTGCCGCTCCACGATCTCCCGCGAGATGTACAGCCCGAGGCCCATGCCGCTGGCCTGCCCGTCCACCATCGACGGATCGCCGTGCGCCTGGAAGTAGCGGTCGAAGATGCGCTCGCGGTCTTCCGGCGGGACGCCTGCGCCGTGGTCCCGCACGACGAGCGTCACGGTTGAGGCCACACACGTCACGCTGACCTCGATCTGGGTGCTGGGCGGGCTGTACTTGACGGCGTTGTCCAGCAGGTTGGTGAACACCTGCTCCAGCCGCAGCGGATCGGCCACCAGCCCGGCCTCGTCTGGCCCGGTGCAGACGATGATGCGCTCGGGTGCACGCACCCGCGCCGCCTCGATGACGATCTGCACGAGATCCATCAGGTTGATGAAGCGCGGCTCAAGTGCTGTACGGTCGGTGGTGCCGCGCGCCACTTCGAGCAGGTTGGCCACGAGCGCCGAGAGCCGTGCAGACTGGCGGTGGATCGTCTCAAGGGTCCGGCGGGCCATGACCGGGTCCAGGCTGCCTCGGTTGCTGATGGCGCGCACACCCAGCTCGGCGAACCCGCGCAGGCTGGTCACCGGCGTCTTCAGCTCGTGCGCGGCGACGGCCAGGAACTCGTCGCGGGCGCGGACGGCGGCCTCGGCGGCGGCGCGCGCCTCGTGTTCGGCGGCGTACAGGCGCGCGTTCTCGATAGCCAGGGCCGCCCGCAGCGCAAGCTCCTGGGCCAACGCCAGATCGTCCGTGCCGAACCGCCGGCCGCCGCGCCCCAGCACGCAGCCAAGCGTCCCGATCGTCTGGCCGCGCACCGAGAGCGGCACCACCATCATCGACCGCACCCCGAGCCACTCCAGCGTGCGGCGCTGCTCCGGATCGGGGGCCAGCTCGAGCAGATGGCGTGGCGTCACCACGGACATCAGCAACGGTGCGCCGGTGGCAGCGGCCTGCTGGATCTCGGCGGAGGCGGCGGGCGGCTGTCGCTGGAGGGCGCTCACCAGCGCGTTGCGGGCAGGATCGGCGTGGAGCACGACGACGTGCTGCAACTGCCGCTCGGCGTCGTACATGTCCACCGAGCACCAATCGGCCAGCTCGGCCACGACGATCTGCGCCAACGCTTCGACGATGGCCGCCTCGTCCAGCGACCGTGTCAGCTCGTTGCTGGCTGAAGCCAGAATGCGAAAGCGCGACTCTGCACGCTCGCGCTCGGCGGTCCGTGCCAGCAGGCGGGCCTGCATATCTCCAAACGCCTGGGCAAGCACCCGCACCTCGAAGACGGGGCTGCGCGGCACGATGGTGGTTGGAATGCC
The sequence above is a segment of the Chloroflexota bacterium genome. Coding sequences within it:
- a CDS encoding flagellin, producing the protein TGTVATVNVSGAQAGTTFTMTASGTTGVTMTASIGGSTVSQTVLLSAMTASGSQTLNFNTLGVSINLNGGGANGTVANLVSSLTGATDDTIVTNAASAAAAFQVGANANQTVSVSIDSSLTTATNAGATGAFGAGGGFANLSIAVTTFASSSNTTNAQALIQSLDDAIADVSANRSALGAVQNRLEHTIENLATMSENLTASESRIRDADMAAEMVQFTRNNILSQAGTSILAQANQLPQGVLSLLR